Proteins from one Microbacterium faecale genomic window:
- a CDS encoding glutaminase: protein MEDLPTLLRETRERLAAVPRARLGEVRGPGRIRRLFGGRPVIAPADKVWHLGVLLVGEADVWATGTVLRAEREVIRGYSAESQRERAVIRGMAFRGGFATGETFHVEWSPIDVERITSGGSSGPVTWDGERLMLRWSPAGFLTPLADYLDERIRLAQG from the coding sequence ATGGAGGATCTGCCCACCCTGCTGCGCGAGACGCGCGAGCGACTGGCCGCCGTGCCGCGCGCGCGACTCGGTGAGGTGCGTGGTCCCGGCCGGATCCGTCGCCTGTTCGGGGGCCGCCCCGTCATCGCGCCCGCCGACAAGGTCTGGCACCTCGGCGTGCTGCTCGTGGGGGAGGCGGACGTCTGGGCGACAGGCACGGTGCTGCGCGCCGAGCGCGAGGTGATCCGCGGTTACTCCGCCGAGTCACAGCGCGAGCGCGCCGTCATCCGCGGCATGGCGTTCCGCGGCGGCTTCGCGACCGGTGAGACATTCCACGTCGAGTGGTCGCCGATCGACGTCGAGCGCATCACGAGCGGCGGATCCTCGGGTCCGGTCACCTGGGACGGCGAACGCCTCATGCTGCGCTGGTCGCCGGCCGGATTCCTCACGCCGCTCGCGGACTATCTCGACGAGCGGATCCGCCTCGCGCAGGGCTGA